Proteins co-encoded in one Salvia splendens isolate huo1 chromosome 4, SspV2, whole genome shotgun sequence genomic window:
- the LOC121800891 gene encoding uncharacterized protein LOC121800891, with protein sequence MVLLKQNPPIFDGIGEPAKAETWICALERIITVLMCNDEERMTCVTYGSADIWWDTKRKTTPRDQVGRMTWENFKEEIYIKYVPTSYRKAKAVEFYNLTQWRMSVTEYDRTLCDMTRYAPEQVDTDEKLTDKFREGLRHEIKMALASRGRLTYAEELALALDVEATMPKERAM encoded by the coding sequence ATGGTTTTGCTAAAGCAAAATCCTCCTATCTTCGATGGGATAGGAGAGCCAGCAAAGGCCGAGACTTGGATATGCGCTTTGGAGCGTATTATCACAGTTCTGATGTGCAACGATGAGGAACGAATGACTTGTGTGACCTATGGGTCAGCCGATATCTGGTGGGATACCAAGAGGAAGACTACGCCACGAGATCAAGTGGGTAGAATGACTTGGGAGAACTTTAAGGAGGAGATATATATCAAGTACGTACCAACGAGCTACCGAAAAGCAAAGGCGGTTGAGTTTTACAACCTAACCCAATGGCGTATGTCGGTGACTGAATATGATCGAACACTCTGCGATATGACTCGGTATGCACCTGAACAAGTTGACACCGACGAGAAGCTAACCGATAAGTTCCGTGAGGGTCTAAGGCATGAGATAAAGATGGCACTAGCTAGTCGTGGGAGACTTACATACGCGGAAGAGTTGGCCCTCGCACTAGATGTTGAGGCaactatgcccaaggagagggcgaTGTGA
- the LOC121801553 gene encoding protein trichome birefringence-like 35: MQQRWQKKKKHFPLISLLFFVFIAFSIFWSESNIRVIHQHQARNGQKQRQNASLLSSTPSHSFNLSNKPPVGLDKFTTCASTVRYSGRRAVSAVLWEESGGRRAVSEVESCDFFSGKWIFDNVSYPLYNESQCPYMSDQLACHKHGRQDLGYQFWRWQPRNCNMKRWDAVEMWDKLRGKRLMFVGDSLNRGQWISMLCLMESVIPRDKQSITPNSELTIFRAENYNATIEFLWAPLLVESNSDDAVDHRMNERILRPDAILRHSSRWEQADILVFNSYLWWRQGPVKLLWSNDESGACEEITGLGGMELAMETWADWVASHVDPLKKKVFFVTMSPTHLGKYEWEAGSEGNCYNEKKPIDDERYWGTGSDLPTMRMVEKRLARVSSKVTVLNITQLSEYRKDGHPTIYRKFWEPLEPEKKSNPASYSDCIHWCLPGVPDVWNELLFQFL; encoded by the exons ATGCAGCAACGATGgcagaagaagaaaaaacaTTTCCCTCTCATCTCGCTCCTCTTCTTTGTTTTCAtagcattttcaattttttggagtgaGTCCAATATTCGAGTAATTCATCAACACCAAGCTCGAAATGGCCAAAAGCAGAGACAGAATGCTTCTTTGCTCTCTTCCACGCCTTCCCATAGTTTCAATCTTTCAAACAAGCCTCCAG TGGGCTTGGATAAGTTTACTACATGCGCTTCCACGGTGAGGTATAGTGGCCGGAGAGCTGTTTCAGCCGTCCTTTGGGAGGAATCTGGTGGTCGGAGGGCGGTGTCTGAGGTGGAAAGTTGTGATTTCTTCTCTGGAAAGTGGATTTTTGACAATGTTTCGTATCCATTGTACAATGAGTCTCAATGTCCGTACATGTCGGATCAATTGGCTTGCCACAAGCACGGGAGGCAAGATTTGGGGTATCAGTTCTGGAGATGGCAGCCACGAAACTGCAATATGAAGAG GTGGGATGCAGTCGAAATGTGGGATAAATTGAGGGGGAAGAGATTGATGTTTGTTGGCGATTCACTCAATCGGGGGCAGTGGATATCAATGCTGTGTTTGATGGAGTCTGTGATTCCACGGGATAAGCAGTCCATCACGCCCAATTCTGAACTCACAATCTTTCGAGCAGAG AACTACAATGCCACTATCGAGTTCCTTTGGGCGCCTCTTCTTGTGGAATCTAACTCCGACGATGCAGTTGATCACCGCATGAATGAGAGAATACTGCGCCCTGATGCAATCCTCAGGCACTCATCGCGATGGGAGCAGGCAGATATACTGGTTTTTAACTCGTATCTGTGGTGGAGACAGGGCCCGGTGAAGCTGTT ATGGAGCAATGATGAAAGTGGAGCTTGTGAAGAAATAACTGGCCTTGGAGGCATGGAGTTGGCTATGGAAACATGGGCTGATTGGGTGGCATCTCACGTTGATCCCTTAAAAAAGAAGGTTTTCTTCGTCACAATGTCGCCTACACATCTCGG GAAGTACGAGTGGGAGGCCGGAAGTGAAGGCAACTGTTACAACGAGAAGAAGCCTATAGACGACGAGAGATACTGGGGAACTGGCTCGGACCTGCCCACGATGAGAATGGTCGAGAAGAGGCTGGCCCGGGTCAGTTCAAAGGTTACGGTACTTAACATCACTCAGCTCTCCGAGTACAGGAAAGACGGTCATCCCACAATTTACCGTAAGTTTTGGGAGCCGTTGGAGCCAGAGAAAAAGTCGAACCCTGCTAGCTACTCCGACTGCATCCACTGGTGCCTGCCTGGGGTTCCCGATGTCTGGAACGAGCTGCTGTTCCAATTTTTGTAA